From a region of the uncultured Draconibacterium sp. genome:
- a CDS encoding FecR domain-containing protein has product MQEEDKGLAITFIKLWQGMYQIAQRQKYDKEMGWQRLNLLIERKQRKNRRRTITLFSAAATILVVFGWMIFFKSDSSVKSVPLNFKTEAGSRSEILLPDSTSVILNAGSELTFTEDRKLGIRRATLSGEAYFSVAKRKDPFIISVVDNFSVKVLGTKFNLNAYPQDKEISTALFEGRVELDNSGQQQVMLSPGHEVVFNKETKKFMHSETDVKHSIGWIERKIYMDNMSFSELCNILERWYGVQIDAGNELTKELHFTGVIQEKSINDVFYALSIISPITYIIEGKKIIVSPKTELPMQK; this is encoded by the coding sequence ATGCAGGAAGAGGACAAAGGTCTTGCAATAACTTTTATCAAATTGTGGCAGGGGATGTATCAAATAGCACAAAGGCAAAAGTATGACAAAGAAATGGGTTGGCAGCGACTGAATCTTTTAATTGAAAGGAAACAGAGAAAGAACAGGAGACGAACAATTACGCTGTTTTCAGCTGCGGCAACCATTCTTGTCGTATTTGGCTGGATGATATTTTTCAAATCTGATTCATCAGTCAAATCGGTTCCCCTCAATTTTAAAACAGAAGCAGGTAGCAGGTCTGAAATTTTACTACCCGATAGCACTTCTGTTATTTTAAATGCCGGATCAGAGTTGACATTTACAGAAGACAGAAAACTCGGAATCAGACGCGCTACATTAAGCGGTGAAGCCTATTTTTCTGTCGCCAAAAGAAAAGATCCGTTTATAATAAGCGTGGTAGATAATTTTTCGGTAAAAGTTCTCGGTACAAAATTTAATCTAAATGCTTATCCTCAGGATAAGGAAATAAGTACCGCATTGTTTGAAGGAAGAGTTGAGCTTGATAATTCTGGTCAACAACAAGTGATGCTTTCTCCCGGGCATGAAGTGGTATTTAATAAGGAGACAAAAAAATTCATGCATTCTGAGACTGATGTAAAACACAGCATAGGCTGGATCGAAAGAAAAATCTATATGGATAACATGTCTTTCTCCGAATTGTGCAATATCCTGGAGAGGTGGTATGGTGTGCAGATTGATGCTGGAAATGAGCTGACAAAAGAACTCCACTTTACCGGTGTAATTCAGGAAAAATCAATAAACGATGTTTTTTACGCGTTAAGTATAATTAGCCCAATTACCTATATAATTGAAGGAAAAAAGATTATTGTCTCACCTAAAACAGAATTGCCTATGCAAAAATAA